The genomic DNA TAGACCGGATTTCGGGCGCAAACGAGTGGCCGCGACAGCCACAGCAGTTACTAAATGTAGATGAGCATTTGGCGGAGAAGGAACGGAGAGAAGATACCCGAAGCGCGATGGCGCCTAATGCCGACAGAGGTTTCTCCAGTGGTGAGTCCAGTGGAGCGATGTCCATAAGGACACCACAAAAAATGGAAATAGATGTTCCGCGTGAGCAAGACGCAGAAGTAGTGTCTAGCTTCTTAGAGTTAAAGGCTAAGAAAGTACCTAATGGTCATGCGTTAGGAGATGAGGAGAGTTTTTGGCAGAGTCGGCAGGAGATAGAAACTTTCGAGGGGGAGATTGACCCTATTCAGGCATTTGTGGTCGATTCGCATATATTGGCATTTGTGCGACGCGTGTGGCGAGGAGAAAGGCGCTATTTGCAGGGCTTTTTTGTAGATCTAGGAGGCTTTTTAGATGAGGCAGTAGAGGCTCCATTTTTAAGCAGTGCGATTGCTAGGATGAGCGTTTTGGAAATAGTTCACAACGGTGCTTCCCTAAAGAGAGTAGTAGCGCCAATTCAGACGTCGGGTAGATTATATACGCAGGGTAGAGAGTTGGAGGTGAAGGAGGGCGAAGCTTCGAATGTGTTATATCGTGCTGGTTTGGCGGTGCCGCTTGAGGATCTAGAGTTAGTTTTTAAGATTGGAAAAATTTCCCCAGGTGCTGGTGCCCTCGTGGTAAATGTTCTCGCGGGCGTTTTGATAGTTGTTTTGGTCGGCGGAGTGCTAGGAGTATATGAATTGGTTTCGCGACAGATTGATTTGGCGGAGGAACGAAGCGATTTTGTGGCGGCAGTTAGTCACGAATTAAAGACGCCGCTAACTTCCATACGCATGTATGCGGAGATGTTAAAGAGTGGCTGGGTTTTAGATGAGCAGAAAAAGGGCACTTACTATGATTTTATTTTCGCGGAAAGTGAGCGGCTCTCCAGACTGGTCGCCAATGTTTTACAGGTGGCGCGCCTTTCCCATGACGATTCAATGCTGCAGCTCAAAAAATTTGAGGTGGGAGAGCTAGTCGCCTTGGCGCAGAAGAAAGTGCAGACTCAGGTGGATGGCGCGGGTTTTGTTTTGAGGGTTAATGTCGAGGAGGATGGCAAGGATATTAGGCATGAAATAATTGAAGTGGAGGAGGATGCATTTAGCCAGATAATAATAAATCTCGTCGACAATGCGATTAAGTTTTCCAAAAATGGCGAGGAAAAAGCCGTGGAGCTAAGTGTGCGCAGGATAGATCG from Deltaproteobacteria bacterium includes the following:
- a CDS encoding HAMP domain-containing histidine kinase yields the protein MKVRNRKSRRLRRRLALALLVFLSLLALPLYVIFEKVYAQLGMEAFYARRIAAEELLHRIDDLIVNIVREEEGREFSEYGYFKVEQQELWRRKGLSLSPLSKIPPESNVPGIIGYFQVDPDGSFHSPVLPDVSSAEELRALGMSVKLEEYADRVKRRDEIKNIFEASSLFAGVAKANEQIAETTGQSLQDKLSKADRLLDRISGANEWPRQPQQLLNVDEHLAEKERREDTRSAMAPNADRGFSSGESSGAMSIRTPQKMEIDVPREQDAEVVSSFLELKAKKVPNGHALGDEESFWQSRQEIETFEGEIDPIQAFVVDSHILAFVRRVWRGERRYLQGFFVDLGGFLDEAVEAPFLSSAIARMSVLEIVHNGASLKRVVAPIQTSGRLYTQGRELEVKEGEASNVLYRAGLAVPLEDLELVFKIGKISPGAGALVVNVLAGVLIVVLVGGVLGVYELVSRQIDLAEERSDFVAAVSHELKTPLTSIRMYAEMLKSGWVLDEQKKGTYYDFIFAESERLSRLVANVLQVARLSHDDSMLQLKKFEVGELVALAQKKVQTQVDGAGFVLRVNVEEDGKDIRHEIIEVEEDAFSQIIINLVDNAIKFSKNGEEKAVELSVRRIDREPREVIFAVRDFGPGIPAEQQKKIFQLFYRPGSELTRTTAGTGIGLALVKELASKMNARVDLKNATPGVEFLVGFPLKSLNAA